In one window of Cellulophaga sp. HaHa_2_95 DNA:
- a CDS encoding pyridoxamine 5'-phosphate oxidase family protein codes for MITAVFSELKEELQKGVTEYGHPFKLCTLGTVGLDKMARLRTVVLRDFSENLDLSFFTDKRSKKVTHIIENPKVCILLYHPEKRIQLKIEGNAFIIKSDKKIAKYWDQVNDSAKKDYTTTIAPGSAIENLKDIDYLNDDNHFCIITIEAHKIEYLKLDQPNHIKIRYSREDNHWKGEFLVP; via the coding sequence ATGATAACAGCAGTATTTTCCGAATTAAAAGAGGAGTTACAAAAAGGCGTAACGGAATATGGACATCCTTTTAAACTGTGCACCCTAGGTACTGTAGGTTTAGACAAAATGGCCCGCTTACGAACGGTAGTACTACGTGATTTTTCTGAAAACTTAGATCTGAGTTTCTTTACTGACAAACGGTCTAAGAAAGTGACTCATATTATTGAAAACCCAAAAGTTTGCATTTTACTCTATCATCCTGAAAAAAGAATTCAATTAAAGATTGAAGGCAATGCATTTATAATTAAGAGCGATAAAAAAATCGCTAAGTACTGGGATCAAGTAAATGATAGCGCTAAAAAAGACTATACCACAACGATTGCTCCTGGTAGTGCTATTGAAAATTTGAAGGACATAGATTATTTAAATGACGACAACCATTTTTGCATCATCACTATTGAAGCGCATAAAATTGAATACCTAAAATTAGACCAACCCAATCATATAAAAATTAGATATTCTAGAGAAGACAACCATTGGAAAGGTGAATTTCTAGTACCTTAA
- a CDS encoding aminotransferase class V-fold PLP-dependent enzyme, with the protein MHNIDIELVEMTLDVMKYVINRITKTSPELGQPKKEEELKALVGETITSEGIGGEKAFQLFRDVLVKATVPIDHPRHLAFVPASPTRAAIMFDLVTSASSIHGAYWMEGAGGIFCENEAMHWLVSLTGMPEGSFGVFTSGGTAANLSAMVAARENWRQDPINNDRKGIIIASVGAHSSVKAMAKVMDAEILLVPSEERMDAGDLDGLFQQLTKEKQERVFAVVATAGTTNAGIIDDLNGIADFCENQNLWFHVDGAYGGGALLADSVRHLFKGIEKADSITIDPHKWLFSPYDCGAILYKNPEIAKAAHSQEGSYLEIFKDEGAHGFNPSDYQIQLTRRLRGLPLWFSLAMHGVEKYKWAVECGITLANTAGDFITKDEHVELVREPSLSCVLFRRKGWTPDDYRNWTYENHRKGFALVTPTKWKNGDEFETVARFCFINPDTTEKDILDILATMH; encoded by the coding sequence ATGCACAATATTGATATAGAGTTAGTTGAAATGACTTTGGATGTCATGAAGTATGTAATTAATAGAATTACAAAAACATCTCCAGAGCTTGGGCAACCAAAAAAAGAAGAAGAGCTAAAGGCTTTGGTGGGGGAAACAATTACTTCTGAAGGTATTGGTGGTGAAAAGGCTTTTCAATTATTCCGTGATGTTCTAGTGAAAGCAACAGTGCCTATAGATCACCCTAGGCATTTAGCATTCGTGCCAGCATCACCCACAAGAGCAGCTATTATGTTTGACTTGGTGACTTCTGCCTCCAGTATTCATGGTGCTTATTGGATGGAAGGAGCAGGGGGTATTTTTTGTGAGAATGAAGCCATGCATTGGTTGGTTTCCTTGACGGGTATGCCAGAAGGATCTTTCGGAGTTTTTACGAGTGGAGGAACAGCAGCAAATTTATCCGCAATGGTAGCTGCGCGTGAAAACTGGAGGCAAGATCCCATAAATAATGATAGAAAAGGAATAATTATAGCCTCGGTAGGGGCGCACTCTTCTGTAAAAGCCATGGCTAAAGTTATGGATGCAGAAATACTCTTAGTCCCTTCTGAAGAAAGAATGGATGCGGGAGATCTAGATGGTTTATTTCAACAATTAACAAAGGAGAAGCAAGAGCGCGTATTTGCGGTGGTAGCAACTGCTGGAACCACAAATGCAGGGATTATAGACGATTTGAACGGTATAGCCGATTTTTGTGAAAATCAAAATTTATGGTTTCATGTAGACGGTGCATATGGTGGTGGTGCTTTGTTGGCAGATTCAGTACGTCATTTGTTTAAGGGGATAGAAAAAGCAGATAGTATCACAATAGATCCGCATAAATGGCTTTTCTCTCCTTATGATTGCGGTGCTATTTTATATAAAAACCCAGAAATAGCAAAGGCTGCACATTCGCAAGAGGGATCATATCTTGAAATTTTTAAAGACGAGGGTGCACACGGGTTTAATCCGTCCGATTATCAAATACAACTAACAAGAAGATTAAGGGGCTTGCCTTTGTGGTTTTCACTAGCAATGCATGGTGTAGAAAAATATAAGTGGGCTGTAGAATGTGGCATTACATTAGCAAATACTGCGGGAGATTTTATAACAAAAGATGAGCATGTAGAATTAGTACGGGAACCTAGCTTGTCTTGTGTGCTTTTTAGAAGAAAAGGGTGGACTCCTGATGACTACAGAAACTGGACCTATGAGAATCACAGAAAAGGATTTGCATTAGTTACTCCTACAAAATGGAAAAATGGAGATGAATTTGAAACGGTCGCTCGTTTTTGCTTCATCAATCCAGATACTACTGAAAAAGATATTTTAGATATATTGGCTACTATGCATTAA
- a CDS encoding glycosyltransferase family 39 protein, with product MTRNTLFSRNRIIAMVSFIAIIAISLMKSAMELEDAEQAYFSQWLRWGYDDQPPLYTWLQYGVNAILGVQILSFSIVRAIIFAFILVCLFRFSLSYLKSESKSNLVVFILALVPVFIDFTFRRLSHTSLLCLLILITYILIQKLIQKKSLINYLLLGIVIGLGVLSKYNYIFVLGALGVTMLIDKEVRQVLLNPRILMVIFPALLIAAPHFNWLLGNQNYLQELQSSVDLKTSMEGENSIPILSPIIAMVKNIIIIIAPLFVLIFLLKWRKKIDLKFAQQDWLFKMLIAQLIIIFLFFVMMGVNKTEERWFLPLLLPFLPLLMKVIDFKNVQKIEHITFILFLVVVGIQTIRTPVEKIFNIPSDVHFGFQPISEILNSKYPKDIWVLPNVTYAGNIRLLNSSKEIYAKDDFSLPEFKLHGKTTVAVEIGKEQLKNQNPQDSILSFGRRKQAIYFLKRSE from the coding sequence ATGACCAGAAATACGTTATTCAGTAGAAACCGTATTATTGCCATGGTAAGTTTTATTGCTATAATAGCTATATCTCTTATGAAGAGCGCCATGGAGTTGGAAGATGCAGAACAGGCTTATTTTTCGCAGTGGTTGCGATGGGGGTATGATGATCAGCCACCACTATATACTTGGTTGCAATATGGAGTTAATGCTATTTTAGGGGTTCAAATACTTTCTTTTTCCATAGTAAGAGCTATTATTTTTGCCTTCATTTTAGTATGCTTATTTCGGTTTAGTTTATCCTATTTAAAATCTGAGTCTAAATCAAATTTGGTGGTATTTATATTAGCACTAGTTCCGGTGTTTATAGATTTTACGTTTAGAAGACTATCGCATACGTCACTTCTTTGCCTACTTATACTTATAACCTATATTCTTATCCAAAAATTAATTCAGAAAAAATCGTTAATAAATTACCTTTTATTAGGTATAGTAATTGGTTTGGGTGTTTTAAGTAAGTATAATTATATTTTTGTGTTAGGTGCTTTAGGAGTTACCATGTTAATTGATAAAGAGGTAAGGCAAGTGCTGCTCAATCCGCGGATTTTGATGGTGATTTTTCCAGCGCTGTTAATTGCAGCACCCCATTTTAATTGGCTTTTAGGAAATCAAAATTACCTACAAGAACTTCAATCTAGTGTAGATTTAAAAACGTCTATGGAAGGCGAGAATAGTATTCCTATTTTATCGCCTATTATTGCGATGGTTAAAAATATTATTATAATTATTGCGCCATTATTTGTGTTGATTTTTCTTTTAAAATGGCGAAAAAAAATAGATTTAAAATTTGCTCAACAAGATTGGCTGTTTAAAATGCTGATTGCACAATTAATCATTATATTTTTATTTTTTGTGATGATGGGCGTTAATAAAACCGAAGAGCGTTGGTTTTTACCGTTGTTATTGCCTTTTTTACCTTTGCTGATGAAGGTGATAGATTTTAAGAATGTTCAAAAAATAGAGCACATTACTTTTATCTTGTTTTTAGTAGTTGTAGGGATCCAAACGATAAGAACACCTGTTGAAAAAATATTTAATATCCCTTCCGATGTACATTTTGGATTTCAACCAATATCAGAAATTTTAAATTCAAAATACCCTAAAGATATCTGGGTCCTTCCTAATGTTACCTATGCAGGAAATATCAGATTATTAAATAGTAGTAAAGAAATATATGCCAAGGATGATTTTTCTTTACCAGAATTTAAATTGCATGGAAAAACCACGGTAGCGGTAGAGATTGGAAAAGAGCAATTAAAGAATCAAAACCCTCAAGATAGTATCTTATCTTTTGGAAGGCGTAAACAGGCTATCTATTTTTTAAAGCGATCGGAGTAA
- the bshC gene encoding bacillithiol biosynthesis cysteine-adding enzyme BshC, producing the protein MKIDGIPFKQTGYFSKIMCDYLEEVDSLKPFYNRFPAFENFEAQIIEKQKNFPSNHREILSQALTSQYAQIETSLGTKANIASLKEEDTFTIVTGHQLNLFTGPLYFLYKIIATINLTKALQKSHSQYNFVPVYWMATEDHDFDEINYFNLNGKKIQWNKDASGGVGRLDTKGLELLSETLAAELGGSKNAEYLKTLFTNAYLNHANLTEATRFLANELFKDYGLVIVDGDDAALKRLLIPYVKSDLIEEKSFKAVSTTIEALNALPENYGIQVNPREINYFYLIDGVRERIIEKEGVYFVNDTKITFTKDEVITELENHPERFSPNVVCRPLYQEVILPNLCYIGGGGELAYWLELKAYFDTVGVTFPMLLLRNSALLVTEKQSEKIAKLDLNISDLFLKQNTFINKKIRAISNIDIDFSPQKELLKVQFEALYDLATQTDQTFLGAVKAQEVKQVKGLENLEKRLLKAQKRKLKDHVIRITEIQNDLFPNKSLQERQQNFSQFYLEYGDQLIPALVENLKPLSQEFTILEFN; encoded by the coding sequence ATGAAGATTGATGGTATTCCATTCAAACAAACTGGGTATTTTTCAAAAATAATGTGTGATTATTTAGAAGAAGTAGACTCCTTAAAACCGTTTTATAATAGATTTCCAGCTTTTGAAAATTTTGAAGCGCAAATCATTGAAAAGCAGAAAAACTTTCCAAGTAACCATAGGGAAATTCTTTCACAAGCATTAACAAGCCAATATGCTCAGATTGAAACTAGTTTGGGTACTAAAGCAAACATAGCTAGTTTAAAGGAAGAAGATACGTTTACTATAGTTACAGGGCATCAATTAAATTTGTTTACTGGGCCCTTGTATTTTTTATATAAAATTATTGCGACTATAAACCTTACCAAAGCATTACAAAAAAGTCATTCCCAGTATAATTTTGTTCCTGTCTATTGGATGGCAACAGAAGATCATGATTTTGATGAAATTAATTACTTTAACCTTAACGGGAAGAAAATTCAGTGGAATAAAGACGCATCTGGGGGTGTTGGTCGCTTAGATACTAAAGGACTGGAATTATTGAGTGAAACACTAGCAGCGGAACTAGGAGGTAGTAAGAATGCAGAATACCTCAAAACTCTTTTTACAAATGCTTATTTAAATCATGCAAATTTAACGGAGGCCACACGTTTTTTAGCAAATGAATTGTTCAAAGATTACGGATTGGTTATAGTTGATGGTGATGACGCAGCCTTAAAACGTTTATTGATACCTTACGTTAAATCAGATTTAATAGAAGAGAAATCTTTTAAAGCGGTAAGTACTACTATAGAGGCTTTAAATGCTTTGCCAGAGAATTATGGTATTCAAGTGAATCCTAGAGAAATTAACTATTTTTATCTTATTGATGGTGTTCGTGAGCGAATCATAGAAAAGGAAGGTGTATATTTCGTAAATGATACTAAAATTACCTTTACAAAAGATGAGGTAATAACAGAATTGGAAAATCATCCAGAACGCTTTTCTCCCAATGTAGTTTGTAGACCGTTATACCAAGAAGTAATACTTCCAAACTTGTGTTATATTGGCGGAGGGGGAGAGCTTGCTTATTGGTTGGAGCTTAAAGCTTATTTTGATACCGTTGGGGTTACTTTTCCTATGTTGCTTCTACGAAACTCAGCTTTATTGGTTACGGAAAAGCAAAGCGAAAAGATAGCCAAGTTAGATTTGAATATTTCAGATTTATTTTTGAAACAGAATACCTTTATTAACAAAAAGATAAGAGCGATATCTAATATTGATATTGATTTTTCGCCTCAGAAAGAATTGCTGAAAGTTCAGTTTGAAGCACTATATGACTTAGCTACACAAACAGATCAAACCTTTTTAGGAGCCGTAAAAGCGCAAGAGGTAAAGCAAGTAAAAGGATTAGAGAATCTTGAAAAACGCTTGCTGAAAGCACAGAAACGTAAACTAAAAGATCACGTGATTCGAATAACGGAAATACAGAATGATTTATTCCCGAACAAATCACTACAAGAACGTCAACAGAATTTTTCTCAATTCTATTTAGAATATGGGGATCAATTAATTCCTGCCTTGGTAGAAAATTTGAAGCCATTAAGTCAAGAGTTTACGATTCTTGAATTTAATTAA
- a CDS encoding M14 metallopeptidase family protein translates to MKRILVVLFLTAYIATNAQNIKSPSEFLGYELGTEFSRHHEVVAYYSYLAHTVSDRVSLEPYGKTNERRPLMLAYVSSAENIKNIETIRANHLKNTRGEGNTEIAIVWLSYNVHGNESVSTEASMQTIYELLTKKASYLENTVVIIDPCINPDGRDRYVNWYNENRNTPNNVDPKSKEHHEGWLNGRANHYMFDLNRDWAWLTQVESQQRLKVYNQWLPHVHVDFHEQGVDSPYYFAPAAEPYHEVITNFQRDFQVTIGKNHAKYFDENGWFYFTKEVFDLFYPSYGDTYPLYNGAIGMTYEQGGSGRAGLGILTRSGDTLTLKDRIAHHFTTGISTVEVASANAKKLNEEFKKFYTNKNFKYKSYVLNGDRDKIKSLTQLLEQHEIEYGWSDATTVKGFDYASGKTKNSKTKNESLVVSTDQPKGTLVKVLFEPNAKLSDSLTYDITAWSLPYAYGLEAIASETKVNSTKDDSISDTLNTIITENTYAYIGTWNSMNDARFLADLLKDNFRVKFSKKPFTLEGKKFDRGSLIITKSDNRNKKDFTAKLSEISFNHAKYLTPTSTGFVDRGDDFGSNSVHLIKKNNIAVLTGKPTSTLQFGEVWHFFEQQLKYPVTVLESDYLNAEDLEEYDVLILPDGWYGGFMNNNIQKELKEWVKNGGKLIAMGGAIEGLEGKSGFSIKSKETEKDSTLIEHLITYENSEREGIKDLITGAIFKTKVDHTNPLAFGYGDSYFTLKLGDDSFEYLKEGTAVYLEEETTPAAGFAGSEARKRIANTLVFGTENYGRGQVVYMVDNPLFRGFWENGKLFFTNALFMVD, encoded by the coding sequence ATGAAAAGAATTTTAGTCGTACTTTTTTTAACTGCTTACATTGCAACCAACGCTCAAAATATTAAATCTCCTTCAGAATTTTTAGGCTACGAACTAGGTACCGAATTTTCTAGACATCATGAAGTTGTAGCCTATTACAGTTATTTAGCACATACTGTTTCTGATAGGGTTTCACTAGAACCTTATGGTAAGACCAATGAAAGAAGACCTTTAATGCTGGCCTATGTGTCTTCTGCTGAGAATATAAAAAATATTGAAACCATACGCGCTAATCACCTAAAAAACACAAGAGGGGAAGGCAATACCGAAATAGCCATTGTATGGTTAAGTTACAATGTACATGGCAATGAAAGCGTTAGTACTGAGGCTTCTATGCAAACCATTTATGAGCTTTTAACCAAAAAAGCATCTTACTTAGAAAACACCGTGGTTATTATAGACCCATGCATTAATCCAGATGGCCGTGATCGTTATGTAAATTGGTATAATGAAAACAGAAATACACCAAATAATGTTGATCCAAAAAGCAAAGAACATCATGAGGGTTGGTTAAACGGTAGAGCTAACCATTATATGTTTGATCTAAATAGAGATTGGGCTTGGCTAACACAGGTTGAAAGTCAGCAACGTTTAAAAGTATACAACCAATGGCTACCACATGTACATGTAGATTTTCATGAACAGGGCGTAGATTCTCCTTATTATTTTGCCCCTGCGGCAGAACCTTATCACGAGGTGATTACTAATTTTCAAAGAGACTTTCAAGTAACTATAGGTAAAAACCACGCCAAATATTTTGATGAAAATGGGTGGTTTTATTTCACTAAAGAAGTCTTTGATCTTTTCTACCCTAGCTACGGTGACACCTACCCATTGTATAATGGAGCAATTGGAATGACTTACGAACAAGGTGGTAGCGGCCGTGCCGGATTAGGCATTTTAACTCGCAGTGGAGACACCTTAACGTTAAAAGATAGGATTGCACACCATTTTACCACAGGGATATCTACGGTAGAAGTTGCTTCTGCTAATGCAAAAAAACTAAATGAAGAGTTCAAAAAATTCTACACCAACAAAAATTTTAAATATAAAAGTTACGTATTAAATGGTGATCGTGACAAGATAAAATCTTTAACCCAATTACTAGAACAACACGAAATTGAATACGGATGGTCCGATGCTACCACAGTCAAAGGTTTTGATTACGCTAGCGGTAAAACAAAAAACAGCAAAACAAAAAATGAATCATTAGTCGTCTCTACAGACCAACCAAAGGGTACTTTAGTCAAAGTATTATTTGAGCCTAATGCTAAATTGAGTGACTCTTTAACTTATGACATCACCGCTTGGTCTTTACCTTATGCATACGGACTAGAAGCTATTGCTTCTGAAACCAAAGTGAACTCTACTAAAGATGACAGTATTTCAGATACATTAAACACTATAATTACAGAAAATACATATGCTTATATAGGTACTTGGAATAGCATGAACGATGCTCGTTTTTTAGCCGATCTTTTGAAAGATAATTTTAGAGTAAAATTTTCTAAAAAGCCATTTACACTAGAAGGAAAAAAATTCGATAGAGGGAGTTTAATTATTACGAAGTCTGACAATCGGAATAAAAAAGATTTCACTGCAAAACTTTCTGAGATTTCTTTTAACCATGCGAAGTACCTAACACCGACTTCTACTGGATTTGTCGATAGAGGTGATGATTTTGGGTCTAATTCTGTACACTTAATAAAGAAAAATAATATAGCAGTCCTTACCGGAAAACCAACAAGCACTTTACAATTTGGCGAAGTATGGCACTTTTTTGAACAACAATTAAAATACCCAGTTACTGTATTAGAAAGTGATTATTTGAATGCCGAAGATTTGGAAGAATATGATGTACTAATCCTTCCTGATGGTTGGTATGGTGGTTTTATGAATAACAATATTCAGAAAGAATTGAAGGAATGGGTGAAAAATGGCGGTAAACTAATTGCAATGGGTGGCGCTATTGAAGGACTCGAAGGCAAAAGTGGATTTAGTATTAAAAGCAAAGAAACAGAAAAAGACAGTACCTTAATTGAACATCTAATTACGTATGAAAATTCTGAACGAGAAGGGATTAAAGATTTAATTACCGGTGCTATTTTTAAAACAAAAGTAGACCATACAAACCCATTAGCCTTTGGATACGGCGATAGTTATTTTACGCTAAAATTAGGAGATGATTCCTTTGAATATTTGAAAGAGGGTACCGCAGTATATTTAGAAGAAGAAACAACTCCTGCTGCGGGATTCGCAGGTAGTGAAGCTAGAAAAAGAATAGCAAATACCCTTGTATTTGGTACTGAAAATTATGGTCGTGGTCAGGTAGTTTACATGGTAGACAACCCTTTATTTCGAGGGTTTTGGGAAAACGGAAAATTGTTTTTTACGAATGCCTTATTTATGGTCGACTAA
- a CDS encoding pitrilysin family protein has protein sequence MTTKKLFNYSMLTVFAAALTFTSCKEKQEVPKEDAATLSVEFEKYELENGLDVILHQDKSDPIVSVAIQYNVGSNREKTGRTGFAHLFEHMLFQESENVPQDQFFKKIQDAGGTLNGGTWKDGTIYYEVVPKNAMETVLWLESDRMGYLINTVTESAFNNQQEVVQNEKRQRVDNNPYGHEGWVLDKNIYPEGHPYNWQVIGELEDLQNATVEDVKEFYDKFYGPNNATLVLAGDFEKEDAKVLVEKYFGEIKRRQEVAPLKPQPVTIAETVRLFHEDNFANTAQLNMVWPTTYQYTEDAYALDFLSELISNGKKAPMYKVLEKEKELSSRFYAYNNSQVLAGEFHVTVTANSGKSLNDIEKGMFEAFARFEKDGITDRDVERIKAGLETDFYNGISSVLGKSFQLAQYNTFAGDPGFIEKDIENIKKVTKEDVMRVYQTYIKDKPFVITSFVPKGQMDLIAENSTKAAVVEEEIKENVTKIIEEASEEIVKTPSKIDRSIAPNQGETPALNVPTSWTSTLGNGLKVYGIEQNEIPTVNFSLRIDGGHLLDNMEKNGVANLMTDILMEGTKNKTPEQLEEEIEMLGASISMYTTNEAIIIRGNTLVRNFDQTMALVKEILLEPRWDEAEFSRIKTSTINGIKRADADPNTVADRVYKKILYGEDHIFSYPTSGTAASVEAITIDDLKTFYTNNFSPSISSMHVVGKIDESTALETLKELETSWAAKEVIIPEYPIANTRDKASLYFVDIPDAKQSVISIGNIGLSRTDKDFFPAEVMNYKLGGSFSGNVNLILREEKGYTYGARSGFSGSKVPGTFTASSSVRTNTTGESVKIFKDEIEKYKEGISKEDLDFTKNALIKSNARRFETQRSLLGMLQEMSEYGLASDYIEKEEDVIRNMTLEDHKALANKLLNQDKMAYIVVGDAATQFEQFKLMGFDEVKLITKDGEESNLDSARY, from the coding sequence ATGACAACAAAAAAACTCTTTAATTATTCTATGTTAACTGTATTTGCAGCAGCATTAACATTTACTTCATGTAAAGAAAAACAAGAAGTTCCAAAGGAAGATGCAGCAACGTTATCTGTAGAGTTCGAAAAGTATGAATTGGAAAACGGACTTGATGTAATTCTACACCAGGATAAAAGTGACCCTATTGTTTCTGTAGCTATTCAATATAATGTAGGGTCTAACCGAGAAAAAACGGGAAGAACTGGATTTGCACACCTTTTTGAGCATATGCTTTTTCAAGAATCGGAAAATGTTCCGCAAGATCAATTTTTTAAAAAAATTCAAGATGCTGGTGGTACTCTAAATGGAGGTACTTGGAAAGATGGTACCATATATTATGAAGTGGTACCCAAGAATGCTATGGAAACAGTGCTGTGGTTAGAGAGTGATCGTATGGGGTATTTGATTAATACAGTGACCGAATCAGCTTTTAATAATCAGCAAGAAGTAGTACAGAATGAAAAAAGACAAAGGGTGGATAACAATCCTTATGGGCATGAAGGTTGGGTGCTAGATAAAAATATATATCCGGAAGGCCACCCTTATAACTGGCAAGTAATTGGAGAATTGGAAGATTTACAAAATGCCACGGTTGAAGATGTAAAAGAATTTTATGATAAGTTCTATGGGCCTAATAATGCTACTTTGGTTTTAGCAGGAGATTTTGAAAAAGAAGACGCAAAGGTTTTGGTAGAGAAATATTTTGGAGAGATTAAGAGAAGGCAAGAAGTAGCGCCTCTAAAGCCGCAACCTGTCACTATTGCTGAAACGGTGAGGTTGTTTCATGAAGATAATTTCGCTAATACGGCGCAGTTAAATATGGTTTGGCCAACTACCTACCAATATACAGAAGATGCGTACGCCTTAGACTTCTTATCGGAACTAATTTCTAATGGAAAAAAAGCGCCGATGTACAAGGTGTTAGAAAAAGAGAAAGAACTTTCATCACGTTTTTATGCTTATAATAATTCTCAGGTACTTGCTGGAGAATTTCATGTAACCGTAACGGCTAACAGTGGTAAGAGTTTAAATGATATTGAAAAAGGAATGTTCGAAGCCTTTGCTCGTTTTGAGAAAGATGGTATTACAGATCGGGATGTAGAACGTATTAAAGCAGGATTGGAAACAGATTTCTATAATGGTATCAGTAGTGTTTTAGGAAAATCATTTCAATTAGCGCAATACAACACGTTTGCTGGTGATCCTGGATTTATAGAGAAGGATATTGAAAATATTAAAAAGGTGACCAAAGAAGATGTCATGCGCGTATATCAAACCTATATAAAAGATAAGCCTTTTGTTATCACTAGTTTTGTTCCTAAGGGGCAGATGGATTTAATTGCAGAAAATTCTACAAAAGCAGCTGTTGTTGAAGAAGAAATTAAAGAGAACGTTACTAAGATTATTGAAGAAGCATCTGAAGAAATTGTAAAGACACCTTCCAAAATAGATCGTTCTATAGCACCCAATCAAGGTGAAACTCCGGCACTAAATGTACCTACAAGTTGGACGTCTACTTTAGGAAACGGACTAAAAGTATACGGTATTGAGCAGAACGAAATACCAACAGTTAATTTTAGTTTGAGGATTGATGGTGGCCATCTTTTGGATAACATGGAGAAGAATGGAGTTGCAAATCTAATGACAGACATTCTAATGGAAGGAACTAAAAATAAGACCCCAGAACAATTAGAGGAAGAGATTGAAATGCTTGGAGCTAGTATAAGTATGTATACGACCAATGAAGCAATTATTATCAGAGGGAATACGTTGGTTCGTAATTTTGATCAAACTATGGCATTGGTAAAAGAAATTCTTTTGGAACCTAGATGGGATGAGGCAGAATTTTCGCGTATCAAAACGAGCACAATAAATGGTATTAAACGTGCAGATGCAGATCCTAATACTGTAGCAGATAGAGTGTATAAGAAAATACTTTATGGGGAGGATCATATTTTTAGCTACCCAACAAGCGGTACAGCAGCTTCTGTAGAAGCGATTACTATAGATGATTTAAAAACTTTTTATACGAATAATTTTTCACCATCTATTAGTAGTATGCATGTAGTGGGGAAAATTGATGAGTCTACTGCTTTAGAAACTTTAAAAGAATTAGAAACTAGTTGGGCAGCAAAAGAGGTGATCATCCCAGAATATCCTATTGCAAACACTAGAGATAAGGCTTCTTTGTATTTTGTTGATATACCAGATGCAAAACAGTCTGTTATTAGTATTGGTAATATTGGACTTTCACGAACAGATAAAGATTTTTTCCCTGCAGAAGTAATGAATTATAAATTAGGAGGATCTTTTTCAGGGAATGTAAACTTAATTCTTAGAGAAGAAAAGGGGTATACGTATGGTGCTCGTTCTGGGTTTAGTGGGAGTAAGGTTCCAGGAACATTTACTGCATCATCTAGCGTACGTACAAATACTACAGGAGAATCCGTTAAAATCTTTAAAGATGAAATCGAAAAGTATAAAGAAGGTATTTCAAAAGAAGACCTAGACTTTACTAAAAATGCGTTGATTAAATCAAATGCACGTCGTTTTGAAACTCAAAGATCATTATTGGGAATGTTGCAAGAGATGAGTGAATATGGTTTAGCGTCAGACTATATAGAAAAAGAAGAAGATGTTATTCGTAATATGACTTTAGAAGATCATAAAGCCTTAGCAAATAAGTTGCTTAATCAAGATAAAATGGCTTATATCGTAGTGGGAGACGCTGCAACGCAGTTTGAGCAATTTAAACTGATGGGCTTTGATGAAGTGAAACTAATCACTAAAGACGGCGAAGAATCTAATCTAGATTCCGCGAGGTATTAA